Proteins from a single region of Oncorhynchus keta strain PuntledgeMale-10-30-2019 chromosome 20, Oket_V2, whole genome shotgun sequence:
- the atxn1a gene encoding ataxin-1a yields MKSNQERSNECLPPKKRDFPASTVDERPLVMAPASESQRGENLAWLASVASGHNSGHDRDSGGGGLDGSRGGQRISTPIESDGPQYKPLCSTITTHTDFLVPSSICSISSSSSSSHQSRVVTTSLPAMYTSALSQPGGTIQYTQLPPNVQFISSPYTGPYAGYISSQLLSPPPPTSTSQRSHPDPYPNTTITSQSQISGSSLSVAPQTAPSPHGGTHHLPLHLHSHPHHTLALSGGSQVLVQYTGPGPEGPLTKREEGRPRELHNGDQRGHYERKESKGTPSSSSSSSSQYHQLHQQQSAQHHYEAYTSHDASGQRTSLMLVPNSRGGSDNHSPDKLRPSAASHTEKGSLLLGKPVSCTPSSSSTFTFPPPLSVESLKAAVSSLSPHTHTVIQTTHSASEASPLSLGQLSTNTNFYQAGPGGQPIIGYLAGSAGGQRYHTSLPQHLLIPGAPGSQPIIIPVSGAGVTSLEAGHAAHIATTTQPQSFPTTLPHTYFTNPNPNPKDEHLFEVPAPYPPLSHPAGVGGTVVQAQLHLPVVPAPTTPSSAPSSAPSLPPYFIKGSIIQLADGELKRVEDLKTEDFIQSAEISSELKIDSSTVERIDGSHTSNFAIVQFSVGEHRAQVSVEVLVEYPFFVFGQGWSSCCPDRTTQLLELPCTKLSVGDVCISLTLKNLRNGSLKKTQQTQNQATEITTSCNMGSIHGPLKSSRSARHGEQENGVGQRGSRSGCGRVVVGVGGGVQIASENGELRFGAGGEANSKGGQSGDSESSGGAAKPVSRKRRWSAPEGRKVERSEKEPPLTLPKPSFITQEVKISIEGRSNIGK; encoded by the exons ATGAAGTCCAACCAGGAGCGCAGCAACGAGTGTTTGCCCCCCAAGAAGAGAGATTTCCCAGCTAGCACTGTGGACGAGAGGCCCCTGGTGATGGCGCCTGCTAGTGAGAGCCAGCGCGGAGAGAACCTGGCATGGCTGGCCAGCGTAGCCAGCGGGCACAACAGTGGGCACGATAGAGACAGTGGTGGAGGTGGCCTCGATGGCAGTAGAGGTGGGCAGCGTATCAGCACTCCCATTGAGTCTGACGGGCCACAGTACAAACCGCTATGCTCCaccatcacaacacacacagacttcctggtcccttcctctatctgttccatctcctcctcctcctcttcatcacaTCAGTCCAGAGTTGTGACCACATCCCTCCCTGCCATGTACACTTCTGCTTTGTCCCAACCAGGGGGGACGATCCAGTACACCCAGCTGCCCCCCAACGTCCAGTTCATCAGTTCCCCTTACACAGGCCCCTACGCTGGCTACATCTCCTCccagctcctctctccccctccacccacctccacATCCCAACGCTCCCACCCTGACCCAtaccccaacaccaccatcacctccCAGTCCCAGATCTCTGGTTCCTCTCTGAGCGTGGCCCCCCAGACTGCTCCCTCGCCACACGGTGGGACCCACCACCTGCCCCTCCACCTGCACTCCCACCCCCACCACACCCTGGCCCTCAGCGGGGGCTCCCAGGTGCTGGTCCAGTACACAGGCCCCGGTCCTGAGGGGCCCCTGACGAAGAGAGAGGAGGGCCGGCCCAGGGAGTTGCACAACGGAGATCAGAGGGGCCACTATGAGAGAAAGGAAAGCAAAGGaaccccctcctcttcttcctcctcttcctctcagtACCACCAACTCCACCAGCAGCAGAGCGCGCAGCATCACTATGAGGCCTACACCTCCCATGATGCATCAGGGCAACGGACCTCACTAATGCTAGTGCCCAACAGCCGCGGAGGATCAGACAACCACAGCCCCGACAAACTACGGCCATCCGCCGCCTCGCACACAGAGAAAGGCAGCCTCCTTCTGGGTAAACCTGTGTCCtgcaccccctcctcctcctccacgttCACCTTCCCCCCTCCGCTCAGTGTGGAGAGTCTTAAGGCGGCCGTCAGCTCCCTGTCCCCTCACACCCACACAGTCATCCAGACCACACACAGCGCCAGCGAGGCTTCGCCCCTCTCCCTGGGCCAACTCTCCACCAATACCAACTTCTACCAGGCTGGCCCCGGCGGGCAGCCCATCATCGGCTACCTGGCTGGGAGTGCAGGAGGGCAGCGGTACCACACCAGTCTGCCCCAGCACCTGCTCATCCCAGGGGCCCCAGGGTCTCAACCTATCATCATCCCCGTCAGTGGGGCTGGGGTCACCAGCCTGGAGGCTGGCCATGCTGCCCACATAGCCACTACAACCCAACCACAGTCCTTCCCCACCACGCTACCCCACACTTACttcaccaaccctaaccccaaccctaaagaTGAGCATCTATTTGAGGTCCCGGcgccctacccccctctctcccaccctgccGGGGTTGGAGGCACTGTCGTCCAGGCCCAGCTTCACCTCCCGGTTGTCCCAGCTCCCACGACCCCCTCCTCAGCCCCCTCCTCGGCCCCGTCGCTGCCTCCCTACTTCATCAAGGGCTCTATCATCCAGCTGGCAGACGGGGAGCTGAAGCGCGTGGAGGACCTGAAGACGGAGGACTTCATCCAGAGCGCTGAGATCAGCAGCGAGCTGAAGATAGACTCGTCCACCGTGGAACGCATCGATGGCAGCCACACGTCCAACTTCGCCATCGTACAGTTCTCCGTGGGCGAGCACCGCGCTCAG GTGAGTGTGGAGGTGCTGGTGGAGTATCCCTTCTTCGTATTCGGCCAGGGCTGGTCATCGTGCTGCCCGGACCGGACCACTCAGCTGTTAGAACTACCCTGCACCAAGCTCTCAGTGGGGGATGTCTGCATCTCCCTCACCCTGAAGAACCTGAGGAACGGCTCCCTGAAGAAGACGCAGCAGACCCAGAACCAGGCTACTGAGATCACTACCAGCTGCAATATGGGCTCCATCCACGGCCCCCTCAAATCCTCCAGGTCAGCCAGGCACGGGGAGCAGGAGAACGGGGTGGGCCAGAGAGGCTCCAGGAGTGGATGTGGGAGAGTGGTGGTTGGAGTAGGTGGAGGTGTTCAGATCGCCTCAGAGAATGGGGAACTGAGGTTCGGCGCTGGGGGAGAGGCCAACTCGAAAGGAGGCCAGTCTGGAGATTCAGAATCTAGTGGTGGTGCCGCCAAGCCGGTGAGCCGCAAGAGGAGATGGTCGGCCCCCGAGGGCCGTAAGGTGGAGAGGAGCGAGAAGGAGCCCCCGTTGACTCTGCCCAAACCTTCCTTTATCACACAGGAGGTAAAGATCAGCATCGAAGGCAGGTCAAATATAGGCAAGTAG